The sequence TCTGAATTGGTTTTGCAAAAGCTCGCCAACACTTCTAAGGCGTCTGTTGCCTAAGTGGTCTATGTCGTCAATTTTGCCTATTCCATAATTAAGGCCCAAGTTGTAGCTGATAGACGCGAAGATATCCTGAATCAGAACATGTTTGGGAATGAGCTCATCCATCCTCTTTTCAAATTCATCTTTCATTTCCTCCGGAGACTTGTCTGAGCTTAAAATTTCTTCCAGGACATATGAATTTACGAGTTCGTCGACCCTGTCTTTGTCGTACTCAAAAGGAAGGTTCTGCTTTGAAATATCCACAAAACCATTGCCTACTACTTTAAATTCTTTATCTTCCAATAAGATAATTACCTTGTCTATGCCGGCGTTTTGTATTTCCCATGCTGTTGCCTCATCCGCTATAGAGCCCGCCTCGCAAATCAGCTCACCTGTCGCCGGGTGGAAAATGTCGTCTTTGATTTTTCTTCCAGTTATCCTGCCTGCAAGAGCAAGCTTTTTGTTGAATTTAAATCTTCCGACCTTTGCCAAATCATATCTTCTAGGATCAAAAAACATGCTGTTCAGAAGAGATTCCGCACTATCTACAGTAGGAGGCTCGCCTGGTCGCAGTCTTTTATAGACCTCAAGCAGTCCTTCTTCTCTGGTTTCAGTCGCATCTTTTTCAAGAGTCGCCAAAAGTCTCGTATCCTCACCAAAATAATCCAGTATCTGAGCTCTGGTTCCAAGGCCAAAAGCTTTCAGCAATACTGAAATAGGAAGTTTTCTTGTTCGGTCAACTCTTACATATAAAATGTCATTCGAGTCTGTCTCGTACTCAAGCCAAGCGCCTCTATTTGGAATAACCTGTGAAGAATACAAAGGTTTCCCTGTCTTGTCAAGCTCTTCAGAGTAATAGGTTCCCGGAGATCTAACCAGCTGACTTACAATTACCCTTTCGGCTCCATTTATTATAAATGTGCCGTTTTCAGTCATAAGTGGAAAGTCCGCCATAAAAACGCTCTGCTCTTTGACTTCAGCAGTCTCCTTGTTTATAAGTCTCACCTTTACCTTTAAAGATGTTGCATAAGTCGCATCTCTTTCCTTGCACTCCGCCTCGCTATATTTAGGCTCGCCATCCAGACTGTAATCAATAAATTCGAGAATCAAGTTTCCCGTGTAATCCATAATCGGAGAAATATCTTGAAAGACCTCTTTCAAGCCCTTCTCCAGGAACCAGTCATAGGATCTTTTCTGAATAGCTATCAGATTTGGAATGTCCAACACTTCATTGATTTTAGAAAAGCTCATTCTGGTATTTTTGCCTACTTTTACAGGATGCACCATCCTTCATTCACCCCTCGCTTATAAAGTAAAAAGCCAAAAGCCTAAGTAATTTTTTTTTATTTAATTTACTCGCTTTTGGTTGATGTTGCTATTAGTATATTTTTATGTCATCGCAATGTTAGCACATTGCGGTTGTGAAAAAATCTTTTGATGCAATTTACAATGCTATCATATCGGCTTTTCTTTGTCAATAGGATTTTATTATTTTTACGGCCCGAATCTTTTTCGGAACATAAAAATAAGCGGGTTTGCACCCGCTTATCCGACATATCAAAATTATTTAACTTCTACAGATCCGCCAACTTCTTCAACTTTAGCTTTGATTTGCTCAGCTTCTTCTTTACTAGCAGCTTCTTTGATTGCTTTAGGAGCATTGTCTACCAATTCTTTTGCTTCTTTAAGACCAAGACCTGTAAGCTCTCTTACAACCTTGATTACTTTAATTTTTTGGTCTCCCGCAGAAGTCAACACTACGTCAAACTCAGTTTTTTCTTCTGCTTCTTCAGCAGCAGCAGCAGCTGGAGCAGCAGCCATTGCTACAGGAGCAGCTGCGCTTACGCCGAACTCTTCTTCAAGAGCCTTTACCAATTCAGATAGTTCCAATACAGTCATATTTTTTACTTCTTCGATCATTTGAGTTACTTTTTCACTTGCCATTTTTATAAACCTCCGTTTTATCTTCTTTTTAGTTTTTTTGTTTTTACCTTGAATAATTAAGCTGTAGCTTCTTTTTGTTCCTGGACTTGGTTAAGCACTCTTGCCAGACCACTGATATTCGCTTGAAGAACTCCAACGAATCCTGCAATGGGAGCATTCAAGCCGCCAAGTACTTTCGCCACAAGAACTTCTTTCGGCGGTAGATCTGCAAGGTCTTTTATCTCTTCTGCAGAGATAATCTTTCCTCCTACCAAACCACCTTTTACTTCCATGGCCTTGTGTTTCTTGGAAAATTCCATTACGATCTTTGCAGCCGCAACCGGATCTTCATTGCTGAATGCAACCGCTGTAGGTCCGGTCAAATGCTCCATCAAGCCTTCATTGCCGGTTTCTTTTGCTGCAAATCTCATCATTGTGTTTTTATATACTTTGTAGTCAACCGATTCTTTTCTTGCAATGCTTCTGAACTCATCAAGCTCTTCAACATTCAGTCCACGGTAGTCTACCAAGACAACACTTTGAGCACTCTGAAACTTCTCAACTATCTCTTTTACCACTTCTGCTTTTAAATCTCTGTTTGACACTATTGTCCACCTCCTTATATAAACTCCACCCTATCAATAAAAAAAACTCTCTTTGCGCCGAGGCATACAAAGAGAGCATGAATTCATACTGTAATGTATAACCTCGATAGGGTATTAAGCTTGCGCACCTATTGTCTTCGGTTGAATCTTTATTTTAAATCACATGAATTATATCATCACGCAATAAGCTTGTCAAGTTTTATTATATCTTCGCAGGGTTGATTTTTATTCCAGGTCCCATTGTGCTTGTGATGGTAACGCTTCGGAAGTAGGTTCCTTTTGAAGATGCAGGCTTGGCTTTTTTTATTGCATCTAGCAGTACGCTCAAGTTCTCGTTAAGCTGCTCTTGAGTAAAAGAAGCTTTTCCTACCGGAACGTGGATGATGTTGGTCTTGTCCAGTCTGTACTCAACCTTACCTGCTTTGATATCGGAAACAGCTTTTGCAACTTCAAAGGTTACTGTCCCTGATTTTGGGTTTGGCATAAGCCCTTTTGGTCCAAGTACTCTTCCTAGTCTTCCTACAACTCCCATCATGTCAGGTGTTGCAACGACCACATCGAAGTCAAACCAGTTTTCTTTTGTAATTTTTTCTACCATATCTTCAGCGCCTACATAATCAGCACCCGCCTGAGTAGCCTCAGTCGCTTTGTCACCTTTGGCAAAAACTAAGACTTTTACGCTTTTTCCTGTTCCATGTGGAAGCACGATTGCTCCACGGACTTGTTGGTCCGCGTGTCTTGAGTCTACGCCAAGTTTTATGTGAGCTTCAACAGTCTCATCAAATTTAGCTGTAGCTGTCTTTTTTACCGACTCGACTGCTTCGTCTAAGTCATATAGCTTTTGTCTGTCTACAAGCTTCATTTTTTCTTGGTAATTTTTTCCTCTTTTCATAATTCCCTCCTCGTGGTATTAGCGGATATTCCTCCCACTTTGTTTTACTCTTCTACAACTACGCCCATGCTTCTTGCAGTTCCCGCGATCATTCTCATCGCTGATTCAACTGAAGACGCGTTTAGGTCGGGCATTTTAAGCTCAGCAATCTCTCTTACCTTGTCTTGGCTTATGGTCGCTACCTTTTGCTTGTTTGGCACTCCTGAACCGCTTTCTATTCCAACTGCCTTTTTTATAAGAACAGCAGCCGGCGGAGTTTTAGTGATGAAACTGAAAGTTCTGTCTTGGTACACAGTAATTACTACCGGTATGATCATTCCCGCTTCATTGGCGGTTTTTGCGTTGAACTCCTTGCAAAATCCCATGATGTTTACACCGTGCTGACCCAATGCAGGTCCAACTGGTGGTGCCGGTGTAGCTTTGCCTGCAGGTATTTGCAGCTTTATCAATCCTATAACTTTTTTAGCCATGTCTTTTACACCTCCCTGTGTGTCTTGGTTATTTGTTTATCTTTTATCCCATGAAATTCATGGACTAAAATTTTGCCACTTGGGTAAACTCCAGTTCTGCCGGGGTTTCCCTGCCGAACATAGATATGTTTACTTTCACTTTTTGTTTCTCGTGGTTAATTTCTTCCACTATGCCTGCAAAGCCTTCCAATGGTCCGTCTTGAACCTTGACGTTGTCTCCAACCTTCAAGTCTATTTGAGGAAGCTTTTCCTTGATGCCCATACTCTTAAGCTCGTTTTTTGACAAAGGCACCGGTTTTGAGGCAGGGCCTACGAAGCCGGTAACTCCACGTGTGTTTCTAACCACATACCAAGACTCGTCTGTCATTATCATCTTCACTAGGATATAACCCGGGAAAACTTTCTTTTGACTTACTTTCCTCTTGCCGTTTTTAATTTCTTCTACATCCTGCATCGGAACGCAAACCTCAAAAATTTGATCCTGCATATTCCTGTTTTCGACAGCCGCCTCTATATTGGCTTTGACCTTGTTTTCGTATCCGGAATATGTATGCGCGACATACCATTTCGCTTCTTCAATTTGATTCATATAAACTAACCCTCTTTATCTTATGATCAATGCCAGCAATCCACCCAAACCCGCGTCAATAACATATACAATCAACGTCAAAATAAAGACGATGCCCAAGACAACGGATGTGTGCTGCATCAATTCATTTTTTGTAGGCCATGTCACTTTTTTAAGTTCAGCCCCGACGCCTTTTACAAAGGCAGTGAATCTTTTGATCAGTCCGGGTTTTTTAACTTTTTCTTTTCTTACTTCTTTTTCGCTTTTAGCCATTCTTTCACTTCCCTATACTAAAAATAAGGTTCCTTATTTTGTTTCCTTGTGTGATGTGTGCTTTTTGCAAAACTTGCAGTACTTGCTCATCTCAAGTCTTTCAGGGTCATTTTTTTTGTTTTTCATAGTATGATAATTTCTTTGCTTGCATTCTGTACAAGCCAAAGTGACTTTCACTCTCATGACGACACCTCCTACTTTTTATAAAACATCCTTTTATCTTTGTCCTTTTTAAGGCGCACTAACCCAATTCTGATTGTACTAATAAAAAATATCACAATTGATATGCCCTGTCAATATAATTTTCTTCAACTAAAAAAAGGCCCAAAGCCCTTTTCTCATAAGACAGCTTAGTTATTATACCACAACCTGCGACTTATGAAAACTCTTTTTGATGTTTTTTTGTGGGTTCCTTAGCTAATATAAGGGCGCCCTATGGGCGCCCCTCATAATTCCATGGATTACTCCATGATTTCTGCTACT comes from Alkalibacter saccharofermentans DSM 14828 and encodes:
- the rplA gene encoding 50S ribosomal protein L1, with amino-acid sequence MKRGKNYQEKMKLVDRQKLYDLDEAVESVKKTATAKFDETVEAHIKLGVDSRHADQQVRGAIVLPHGTGKSVKVLVFAKGDKATEATQAGADYVGAEDMVEKITKENWFDFDVVVATPDMMGVVGRLGRVLGPKGLMPNPKSGTVTFEVAKAVSDIKAGKVEYRLDKTNIIHVPVGKASFTQEQLNENLSVLLDAIKKAKPASSKGTYFRSVTITSTMGPGIKINPAKI
- the rplK gene encoding 50S ribosomal protein L11, encoding MAKKVIGLIKLQIPAGKATPAPPVGPALGQHGVNIMGFCKEFNAKTANEAGMIIPVVITVYQDRTFSFITKTPPAAVLIKKAVGIESGSGVPNKQKVATISQDKVREIAELKMPDLNASSVESAMRMIAGTARSMGVVVEE
- the rpmG gene encoding 50S ribosomal protein L33; translation: MRVKVTLACTECKQRNYHTMKNKKNDPERLEMSKYCKFCKKHTSHKETK
- the rplL gene encoding 50S ribosomal protein L7/L12, with amino-acid sequence MASEKVTQMIEEVKNMTVLELSELVKALEEEFGVSAAAPVAMAAAPAAAAAEEAEEKTEFDVVLTSAGDQKIKVIKVVRELTGLGLKEAKELVDNAPKAIKEAASKEEAEQIKAKVEEVGGSVEVK
- the rplJ gene encoding 50S ribosomal protein L10, with protein sequence MSNRDLKAEVVKEIVEKFQSAQSVVLVDYRGLNVEELDEFRSIARKESVDYKVYKNTMMRFAAKETGNEGLMEHLTGPTAVAFSNEDPVAAAKIVMEFSKKHKAMEVKGGLVGGKIISAEEIKDLADLPPKEVLVAKVLGGLNAPIAGFVGVLQANISGLARVLNQVQEQKEATA
- the secE gene encoding preprotein translocase subunit SecE, which produces MAKSEKEVRKEKVKKPGLIKRFTAFVKGVGAELKKVTWPTKNELMQHTSVVLGIVFILTLIVYVIDAGLGGLLALIIR
- the nusG gene encoding transcription termination/antitermination protein NusG; translation: MNQIEEAKWYVAHTYSGYENKVKANIEAAVENRNMQDQIFEVCVPMQDVEEIKNGKRKVSQKKVFPGYILVKMIMTDESWYVVRNTRGVTGFVGPASKPVPLSKNELKSMGIKEKLPQIDLKVGDNVKVQDGPLEGFAGIVEEINHEKQKVKVNISMFGRETPAELEFTQVAKF